A single window of Dermochelys coriacea isolate rDerCor1 chromosome 2, rDerCor1.pri.v4, whole genome shotgun sequence DNA harbors:
- the PSCA gene encoding prostate stem cell antigen: MKAFLVILLAAVLCIEPGGSLKCYMCKMQLSNSNCQTQKLCGNDSQACKTEVINVVGIFNVINKECAVSCQMNYQDFTVGKQNVSCCSTDLCNHNRVGSVGSSYATTAVGLTASVICALLRNGL, from the exons ATGAAGGCTTTTCTGGTCATCCTGCTGGCTGCCGTCCTGTGCATAGAGCCAG GTGGTTCTTTGAAATGTTACATGTGCAAGATGCAGCTCAGCAACTCCAACTGTCAGACACAGAAGCTGTGTGGCAACGACTCTCAGGCATGCAAGACGGAAGTGATCA ACGTCGTGGGCATTTTCAATGTCATCAACAAGGAGTGCGCTGTGTCGTGCCAGATGAACTACCAGGACTTTACCGTGGGAAAGCAGAATGTTTCCTGCTGCAGTACCGACCTCTGCAACCACAACAGGGTGGGCAGCGTGGGCAGCAGCTACGCCACCACGGCAGTGGGGCTTACAGCCAGCGTCATCTGTGCCCTTCTGAGGAACGGGCTGTGA